One Mycobacterium sp. SMC-4 DNA window includes the following coding sequences:
- a CDS encoding acyl-CoA carboxylase subunit beta, with product MTTIENRAPEAANESVDPRDPLLRLQTFFDADSVELLHDRDKSGVLAAAGTVNGVRTIAFCTDGTVMGGAMGVDGCKHIVDAYDVAIDEQSPIVGIWHSGGARLAEGVKALHAVGLVFEAMIRASGYVPQISVVVGFAAGGAAYGPALTDVIVMAPDSKVFVTGPDVVRSVTGEDVDMVSLGGPEAHHKKSGVCHIVADDELDAYERGRRLVGLFCQQGHFDRTKAEAGDTDLKALLPESARRAYDVHPLIEALLDDGTPFDEFQSKWAPSIVVGLGRLAGRTVGVIANNPLRLGGCLNSESAEKSARFVRLCDAFGIPLVVVVDVPGYLPGVDQEWGGVVRRGAKLLHAFGESSVPRVTLVTRKIYGGAYIAMNSRSLNATKVFAWPEAEVAVMGAKAAVGILHKKKLAAAAPEEREALHEALAVEHERIAGGVDSAIEIGVVDEKIDPAHTRSKLTQALAEAPMRRGRHKNIPL from the coding sequence ATGACGACCATCGAGAACCGGGCTCCCGAAGCAGCCAACGAGTCTGTCGATCCGCGGGATCCGTTGCTTCGCCTCCAGACCTTCTTCGACGCCGACAGTGTCGAGTTGCTGCACGACCGGGACAAGTCGGGTGTGCTGGCCGCCGCAGGCACCGTCAACGGTGTCCGCACCATCGCGTTCTGCACCGACGGCACCGTGATGGGCGGCGCCATGGGGGTGGACGGCTGCAAGCACATCGTCGACGCCTACGACGTAGCCATCGACGAGCAGAGCCCGATCGTCGGTATCTGGCACTCCGGCGGCGCGCGGCTGGCCGAGGGCGTCAAGGCGCTGCACGCGGTGGGCCTGGTCTTCGAGGCGATGATCCGCGCCTCCGGTTACGTCCCGCAGATCTCGGTGGTCGTCGGCTTCGCTGCCGGCGGCGCGGCCTACGGACCGGCGCTGACCGACGTCATCGTGATGGCACCGGACAGCAAGGTCTTCGTCACCGGCCCCGACGTCGTGCGCAGCGTCACCGGCGAGGACGTCGACATGGTCTCGCTGGGTGGCCCGGAAGCCCACCACAAGAAGTCCGGCGTCTGCCACATCGTTGCCGACGACGAGCTCGACGCCTACGAGCGTGGCCGTCGCCTCGTCGGATTGTTCTGCCAGCAGGGCCATTTCGACCGCACCAAGGCCGAGGCCGGGGATACCGACCTCAAAGCACTGCTGCCGGAGTCCGCTCGCCGCGCCTACGACGTGCACCCGCTGATCGAGGCGCTACTCGACGACGGAACACCATTCGACGAGTTCCAGTCCAAGTGGGCGCCGTCGATCGTCGTCGGACTGGGACGGCTGGCCGGCCGTACCGTCGGCGTGATCGCGAACAACCCGCTGCGCCTGGGCGGCTGCCTGAACTCCGAGAGTGCCGAAAAGTCAGCGCGTTTCGTGCGGCTGTGCGATGCGTTCGGTATCCCGTTGGTGGTCGTCGTCGACGTGCCCGGTTACCTGCCCGGTGTCGACCAGGAGTGGGGTGGCGTGGTGCGTCGCGGCGCCAAGCTGCTGCACGCCTTCGGTGAGTCCTCAGTCCCCCGCGTCACGCTGGTCACCCGAAAGATCTACGGCGGCGCCTACATCGCGATGAATTCACGTTCGCTGAACGCCACCAAGGTGTTCGCCTGGCCGGAGGCCGAGGTTGCCGTGATGGGCGCCAAGGCCGCTGTCGGCATCCTGCACAAGAAGAAGCTGGCCGCCGCGGCGCCTGAGGAGCGTGAGGCGCTGCACGAGGCACTGGCCGTCGAGCACGAGAGGATCGCCGGCGGCGTCGATTCGGCGATCGAGATCGGTGTGGTCGACGAGAAGATCGACCCGGCACACACCCGCTCGAAGCTCACCCAGGCGCTGGCCGAGGCGCCGATGCGCCGCGGGCGCCACAAGAACATCCCGCTGTAG
- the acpM gene encoding meromycolate extension acyl carrier protein AcpM, whose product MAASQEEIIAGLAEIIEEVTGIEPSEVTPEKSFVDDLDIDSLSMVEIAVQTEDKYGVKIPDEDLAGLRTVGDVVAYIQKLEEENPEAAAAIRAQIQGDQ is encoded by the coding sequence GTGGCTGCCAGCCAAGAAGAAATCATCGCCGGTCTCGCCGAGATCATCGAAGAGGTCACCGGTATCGAGCCCTCGGAGGTCACCCCGGAGAAGTCGTTCGTCGACGACCTGGACATCGACTCGCTGTCGATGGTCGAGATCGCCGTGCAGACCGAAGACAAGTACGGCGTGAAGATCCCCGATGAGGACCTCGCCGGTCTGCGCACCGTCGGTGACGTCGTCGCCTACATCCAGAAGCTCGAAGAAGAGAACCCCGAGGCTGCTGCTGCCATCCGCGCTCAGATCCAGGGCGACCAGTGA
- a CDS encoding peroxiredoxin, which translates to MLAVGDSAPDFTLKDQNNQPVTLSGFRGVKDVLLVFFPLAFTGICQRELDHIRDHASDFVNDGLATLAISVGPSPTHKVWATQREFSFPVLSDFWPHGAISQDYGVFNDASGFANRGTFAVDRTGTVRFADCRQPGEERDAAVFAGALAALG; encoded by the coding sequence GTGCTCGCTGTCGGCGACAGCGCGCCGGACTTCACGCTCAAGGACCAGAACAATCAGCCGGTCACCCTCAGCGGCTTCCGCGGTGTGAAAGACGTCTTGCTGGTCTTTTTCCCGCTGGCGTTCACCGGTATCTGTCAGCGCGAACTTGACCACATCCGCGACCACGCATCCGATTTCGTCAACGACGGGCTCGCCACGCTGGCCATCTCGGTCGGACCGTCGCCGACGCACAAGGTCTGGGCCACCCAGCGCGAATTCAGCTTCCCGGTGCTATCGGACTTCTGGCCGCACGGAGCGATCAGCCAGGACTACGGGGTGTTCAACGATGCGTCGGGCTTCGCCAACCGGGGGACCTTCGCCGTCGACCGAACTGGGACGGTGCGCTTCGCCGACTGCCGCCAGCCGGGGGAGGAGCGCGACGCGGCGGTGTTCGCGGGTGCGCTGGCGGCGCTGGGCTGA
- a CDS encoding ACP S-malonyltransferase → MLAFLAPGQGSQTPGMLAEWLELAGAAERIASWSEISGLDLGRLGTTATAEEITDTAVTQPLVVAATLLAHQELLSRGVLTGDEEILAAGHSVGEIAAYAIAGVISADEAVSLAATRGAEMAKACALEPTGMSALLGGDENEVLARLEALDLVPANRNAAGQIVAAGALAALEKLAEDPPARARVRPLATAGAFHTQYMASALDGYATVADRVNPSEPTVTLLSNADGRPVSSAADAMAKLVAQMTRPVRWDLCTATMKEHGVTAIVEFPPAGTLTGIAKRELRGVPTHAVKSPADLDGLAESLRS, encoded by the coding sequence GTGCTTGCATTCCTCGCGCCCGGACAGGGTTCTCAGACACCCGGCATGCTCGCCGAGTGGCTTGAGCTCGCCGGCGCTGCGGAACGCATTGCGTCGTGGTCGGAGATCAGCGGACTGGACCTGGGCCGGCTCGGCACCACCGCCACCGCAGAAGAGATCACCGACACCGCGGTGACCCAGCCGCTGGTCGTGGCTGCCACCCTGCTGGCGCACCAGGAACTACTCTCCCGGGGCGTGCTCACCGGGGACGAGGAGATCCTCGCCGCCGGGCACTCCGTCGGTGAGATTGCCGCCTACGCCATCGCCGGGGTCATCTCCGCAGATGAAGCGGTCTCGCTGGCCGCGACCCGCGGCGCCGAGATGGCCAAGGCATGCGCCCTGGAGCCCACCGGGATGTCCGCCCTGCTCGGTGGCGACGAGAACGAGGTATTGGCCCGCCTGGAGGCCTTGGATCTGGTCCCGGCCAACCGCAACGCCGCAGGACAGATCGTGGCCGCGGGTGCCCTGGCGGCGCTGGAGAAGCTGGCCGAGGACCCGCCGGCACGCGCCCGGGTTCGTCCGCTGGCCACCGCGGGCGCCTTCCACACCCAGTACATGGCGTCGGCCCTGGACGGGTACGCCACCGTGGCCGACCGGGTCAACCCGTCCGAGCCGACGGTTACTCTGCTTTCCAACGCCGACGGCCGTCCGGTGTCGTCGGCGGCCGACGCGATGGCCAAGCTCGTCGCCCAGATGACGCGGCCTGTCCGCTGGGACCTGTGCACCGCCACCATGAAGGAACACGGCGTCACCGCGATTGTCGAGTTCCCGCCCGCGGGCACCCTGACCGGCATCGCCAAACGTGAACTTCGGGGGGTTCCGACGCACGCCGTCAAGTCCCCCGCTGACCTGGACGGGCTCGCGGAATCGCTCCGCAGCTGA
- the kasA gene encoding 3-oxoacyl-ACP synthase KasA encodes MTRPSTANGGFPNVVVTAIEATTALAADIESTWKGLLAGESGIRILEDDFVDKWDLPVRIGGHLVDNVDSHMTRIEMRRMSYVQRMSKLLARRLWDNAGTPEVDPDRFSVVIGTGLGGGEKIVETYDAMNEGGPRKVSPLAVQMIMPNGAAAVAGLELGARAGVITPVSACSSGSEAIAHAWRQIVMGDADFAVCGGVEGGIEALPIAAFSMMRAMSTRNDDPAGASRPFDKDRDGFVFGEAGVMMIIETEEHAKARGATPLARLMGAGITSDAFHMVAPAADGQRAGQAMKRAMETAGLSPKDISHVNAHATATPIGDTAEANAIRVAGVEHAAVYAPKSALGHSIGAVGALESALTVLALRDGVIPPTLNYETPDPEIDLDVVAGEPRYGDYEYAINNSFGFGGHNVALAFGRY; translated from the coding sequence GTGACCCGTCCTTCCACTGCTAACGGCGGTTTTCCTAACGTCGTGGTGACCGCCATTGAGGCCACCACGGCCCTCGCTGCGGACATCGAGAGCACGTGGAAGGGTCTGCTGGCCGGCGAAAGTGGAATCCGGATTCTCGAGGACGACTTCGTCGACAAGTGGGACCTGCCGGTGCGGATCGGCGGCCACCTTGTCGACAACGTCGACAGCCATATGACGCGTATCGAGATGCGCCGCATGTCTTACGTGCAGCGGATGTCGAAGCTGCTGGCGCGGCGACTCTGGGACAACGCGGGCACTCCCGAGGTCGATCCGGACCGCTTCTCGGTCGTCATCGGCACCGGTCTGGGCGGCGGCGAAAAAATCGTCGAGACCTATGACGCGATGAACGAGGGCGGGCCCCGCAAGGTCTCCCCGCTCGCCGTTCAGATGATCATGCCCAACGGTGCGGCGGCCGTCGCCGGCCTCGAGCTGGGCGCCCGCGCCGGGGTCATCACCCCGGTGTCGGCGTGCTCCTCGGGGTCGGAGGCAATCGCCCACGCATGGCGTCAGATCGTCATGGGCGACGCGGACTTCGCCGTCTGCGGGGGCGTCGAGGGTGGCATCGAAGCGCTGCCGATCGCGGCTTTCTCGATGATGCGTGCCATGTCGACGCGCAACGACGACCCCGCCGGGGCGTCGCGTCCGTTCGACAAGGACCGCGACGGCTTCGTCTTCGGTGAGGCCGGCGTGATGATGATCATCGAGACCGAGGAGCACGCCAAGGCCCGCGGCGCCACGCCGCTGGCCCGCCTGATGGGTGCGGGCATCACCTCCGACGCGTTCCACATGGTGGCTCCGGCCGCCGACGGCCAGCGTGCCGGGCAGGCGATGAAGCGGGCGATGGAGACGGCCGGGTTGTCCCCCAAGGACATCTCGCACGTCAACGCGCACGCCACCGCTACCCCGATCGGCGATACCGCGGAGGCCAACGCCATCCGCGTCGCCGGAGTCGAGCATGCCGCGGTCTACGCGCCGAAGTCGGCGCTGGGCCACTCGATCGGCGCCGTCGGTGCCCTGGAATCCGCGCTGACGGTGCTCGCGTTGCGCGACGGAGTCATCCCGCCGACGCTGAACTACGAGACCCCGGATCCCGAGATCGATCTCGATGTCGTTGCGGGCGAGCCACGGTATGGCGACTACGAGTACGCCATCAACAACTCGTTCGGGTTCGGCGGCCACAATGTCGCTCTGGCCTTCGGTCGCTACTAG
- a CDS encoding DUF3052 domain-containing protein, whose protein sequence is MTEGGLTVVSAGDPPNYARRLGIENKQIVQELGWDEDTDDDIRADIEDASGGDLLDEDSDEVVDVVLLWWRDGDGDLVDKLMDAITPLADDGVIWVVTPKTGKPGHVQPAEIAESAPTAGLMQTSSANLGDWIASRLVQPKSKAAGRRA, encoded by the coding sequence ATGACCGAAGGAGGACTGACCGTGGTGTCGGCGGGTGACCCCCCGAACTACGCCCGCAGACTGGGCATCGAAAACAAGCAAATTGTCCAGGAGTTGGGCTGGGACGAGGACACCGACGACGACATCCGGGCTGACATCGAGGATGCCTCCGGTGGGGACCTGCTCGATGAGGACTCCGACGAGGTCGTCGATGTCGTGCTGCTGTGGTGGCGTGACGGTGACGGAGACCTGGTGGACAAGCTGATGGACGCCATCACCCCACTGGCCGACGACGGTGTCATCTGGGTCGTCACTCCCAAGACCGGCAAGCCGGGTCACGTGCAGCCCGCCGAAATCGCCGAATCGGCTCCGACCGCGGGGCTGATGCAGACCTCGTCGGCGAATCTGGGTGATTGGATCGCCAGTCGACTGGTGCAACCGAAGTCCAAGGCCGCCGGCCGGCGGGCCTGA
- the kasB gene encoding 3-oxoacyl-ACP synthase KasB produces the protein MATPTTGSGLPNVVVTGMAMTTSVATDAEGTWKALLAGRSGIRLLDDPFVEQFDLPVRIGGHLLENFEPDLTEVEFRRMSYPQRMATVLGRRVWADAGSPEVDTRRLMVSIGTGLGGAEALVFAYDGMRDEGISAVSPLAVQMYMPNGPSAVVGLERGAKAGVVTPVSACASGSEGIAQAWRNIVLGEADIAICGGVEQRIEAVPIAGFAQMRIVMSTNNDDPAGACRPFDRDRDGFVFGEAGALMVIETEEHAKARGARILARLMGASVTSDGFHMVAPDPNGERAAHAMSRAIELAGLQPTDIDHVNAHATGTSVGDVAEGHAINLAMGGHRPAVYAPKSALGHSVGAVGAVESILTVQALRDGVIPPTLNLKNLDPDIDLDVVAGTARPGNYHYAINNSFGFGGHNVALAFGKY, from the coding sequence ATGGCAACGCCGACGACAGGTAGTGGACTGCCCAATGTGGTGGTCACCGGCATGGCGATGACGACAAGTGTCGCCACCGACGCCGAAGGTACCTGGAAGGCATTGCTGGCAGGTCGGAGTGGCATCCGCCTGCTCGACGACCCGTTCGTCGAGCAGTTCGACCTGCCGGTGCGCATCGGTGGTCATCTGCTCGAGAACTTCGAGCCTGACCTGACCGAGGTCGAGTTTCGGCGAATGTCCTATCCGCAGCGCATGGCGACCGTGCTCGGTCGTCGGGTCTGGGCCGACGCCGGGTCCCCCGAGGTCGACACCCGACGACTGATGGTGTCGATCGGGACCGGCCTCGGCGGTGCCGAGGCGCTGGTGTTCGCCTACGACGGCATGCGCGACGAGGGCATCAGCGCGGTGTCTCCGCTGGCCGTCCAGATGTATATGCCCAACGGCCCGTCCGCGGTCGTCGGGCTGGAACGCGGCGCCAAGGCCGGAGTGGTGACACCGGTCTCGGCGTGCGCGTCCGGTTCGGAGGGCATCGCGCAGGCGTGGCGCAACATCGTGCTGGGTGAAGCCGACATCGCCATCTGCGGCGGAGTGGAGCAGCGCATCGAGGCGGTCCCGATTGCCGGGTTCGCCCAGATGCGCATCGTGATGTCGACCAACAACGACGATCCGGCCGGGGCATGCCGCCCGTTCGACCGGGACCGCGACGGTTTCGTGTTCGGCGAGGCCGGAGCGCTCATGGTGATCGAGACCGAAGAACATGCCAAGGCCCGCGGCGCCCGGATTCTGGCGCGCTTGATGGGTGCCAGCGTCACGTCGGACGGCTTTCACATGGTGGCGCCTGACCCCAATGGCGAGCGCGCAGCCCACGCGATGTCGCGTGCGATCGAACTGGCCGGCCTGCAACCGACCGACATCGACCACGTCAACGCGCACGCCACCGGCACCAGCGTCGGCGACGTCGCCGAGGGGCACGCGATCAATCTGGCGATGGGCGGGCACCGCCCGGCGGTCTATGCACCCAAGTCTGCGCTGGGCCACTCGGTCGGCGCAGTCGGCGCGGTGGAGTCGATCCTGACGGTGCAGGCGCTGCGCGACGGCGTCATACCCCCGACACTGAACTTGAAGAATCTCGACCCCGACATCGACCTCGACGTCGTTGCGGGTACGGCACGACCTGGCAACTACCACTACGCCATCAACAACTCTTTCGGATTCGGCGGGCACAACGTGGCTCTCGCCTTCGGGAAGTACTGA
- a CDS encoding PepSY domain-containing protein, producing MTPRSKSLAVISAASLALAVSGCGQGGDTPTESVVTETVTATAPAPAATTTETLPLPPTPGGPGLPVPAAQEALRTSAAVVPNGRPYDVQVETRDGQRVFEIEVASEGDEFEVIVDAAGTRILSSTRQDSPDDDARRAEAATVDAARALQTAADREPDTFLDELEIDADGAQLVWKVELVRADGSEVEVKVDAQDGSIR from the coding sequence ATGACGCCGCGCAGCAAGTCCCTGGCAGTGATCAGTGCGGCCAGTCTCGCCCTGGCGGTCAGCGGGTGCGGGCAGGGCGGTGACACCCCCACTGAGTCGGTGGTCACCGAGACCGTCACCGCGACCGCACCGGCACCGGCTGCGACGACGACCGAGACGTTGCCCCTCCCACCGACACCGGGTGGACCCGGGCTGCCCGTACCGGCTGCCCAGGAAGCGTTGCGCACCTCGGCAGCAGTTGTTCCGAACGGACGCCCCTACGACGTGCAGGTCGAGACCCGGGACGGGCAGCGCGTATTCGAGATCGAAGTGGCGTCCGAGGGCGACGAGTTCGAAGTCATCGTCGACGCCGCCGGCACCCGGATACTGTCTTCGACGCGCCAGGACAGCCCCGACGACGACGCCCGCCGAGCCGAGGCGGCCACCGTCGATGCGGCACGCGCGCTGCAGACCGCGGCCGACCGCGAGCCGGACACGTTCCTCGACGAGCTCGAGATCGACGCCGACGGCGCCCAATTGGTCTGGAAAGTGGAGTTGGTGCGGGCCGACGGATCCGAGGTGGAGGTCAAGGTCGACGCGCAGGACGGCAGTATCCGCTAA
- a CDS encoding CdaR family transcriptional regulator — protein sequence MADNRFVPPRSTVEMLENVPESALRRLKQYSGRLATEAVQVMGERLPFFAELEASQRASVQLVVQTAVVNFVEWMRNPDGDVSYTAQAFEVVPQDLRRRIALRQSVEMVRVTMEFFEEVVPLLARSEEQLTALTAGILRYSRDLAFAAASAYADQAEARGAWDTRMEANLVDAVVRGDVGPELQSQAAALNWDATAPATVIVGLPRHERAEFAGDDVHAAAGRHNRAALSDVHGTWLVAIVSGGLSPTDRFLADLMKVFDDGPVVIGPTAPTLAAASRSATEAIAGMNAVAGWTGAPRPVPARELLPERALLGDATAAAALEAEVMRPLSDAGPALMETLDAYLDAGGAIEACARKLFVHPNTVRYRLRRIADFTGRDPTVPRDAYVLRVASTVGRLTRQAQQSTTQFTQSGQLNGVASVTKWGGNPE from the coding sequence ATGGCCGACAATCGGTTCGTCCCGCCTCGCTCAACGGTGGAGATGCTGGAGAACGTCCCGGAGTCGGCGCTGCGCCGACTCAAGCAGTACTCGGGGCGGCTGGCCACCGAAGCTGTCCAGGTGATGGGCGAGCGGCTGCCGTTCTTCGCTGAGTTGGAGGCCTCCCAGCGGGCCAGCGTGCAGCTGGTGGTGCAGACCGCGGTGGTCAACTTCGTCGAGTGGATGCGCAACCCCGACGGCGATGTCAGCTATACCGCGCAGGCCTTCGAGGTGGTGCCGCAGGATCTGCGGCGGCGCATCGCGCTGCGCCAGTCGGTCGAGATGGTGCGCGTGACGATGGAATTTTTCGAGGAAGTGGTCCCGCTGTTGGCGCGCAGTGAGGAGCAGTTGACCGCGCTGACCGCGGGCATCCTGCGCTACAGCCGTGACCTCGCCTTCGCCGCCGCTTCGGCCTACGCCGACCAGGCCGAGGCGCGCGGCGCGTGGGACACCCGGATGGAGGCCAATCTGGTCGACGCGGTCGTGCGCGGCGATGTGGGCCCCGAGCTGCAGTCCCAGGCCGCGGCGCTGAACTGGGACGCCACCGCCCCGGCCACCGTCATCGTCGGGCTGCCCCGACACGAGCGGGCCGAGTTCGCCGGTGACGACGTGCACGCGGCGGCCGGTCGCCACAACCGTGCTGCGCTGTCGGATGTGCACGGCACCTGGCTGGTGGCGATCGTCTCCGGGGGCCTGTCCCCGACCGACCGGTTCCTCGCCGATTTGATGAAGGTGTTCGACGACGGCCCGGTGGTGATCGGGCCGACCGCCCCCACGCTCGCGGCGGCCAGTCGCAGCGCCACCGAGGCCATCGCGGGCATGAATGCGGTCGCCGGCTGGACCGGCGCGCCCCGGCCGGTTCCGGCCCGTGAGTTACTGCCCGAACGGGCATTGCTCGGTGATGCGACCGCAGCTGCGGCGCTCGAAGCCGAGGTGATGCGCCCGCTGTCCGATGCCGGTCCGGCGCTGATGGAGACGCTGGATGCCTACCTCGACGCGGGCGGAGCGATAGAAGCTTGCGCACGGAAATTGTTCGTTCATCCAAATACCGTCCGTTACCGGCTACGCCGGATCGCCGATTTCACCGGCCGCGATCCCACCGTTCCGCGGGACGCGTACGTGCTCCGGGTGGCCTCGACAGTCGGCCGGCTGACCCGCCAAGCCCAGCAGAGCACAACGCAGTTCACGCAGTCCGGGCAGCTCAACGGTGTTGCGTCCGTCACAAAATGGGGCGGTAATCCGGAATGA
- the aceE gene encoding pyruvate dehydrogenase (acetyl-transferring), homodimeric type: protein MTTEFVRQDLAQNSSSTGEPDRVRVIREGVASYLPDIDPEETGEWLESFDDLLERSGPARARYLMLRLLERSREKRVAIPALTSTDYVNTIPTELEPWFPGDEEVERRYRAWIRWNAAIMVHRAQRPGVGVGGHISTYASSAALYEVGFNHFFRGKSHPGGGDQIFIQGHASPGIYARAYLEGRLTADQLDGFRQEHSHPGGGIPSYPHPRLMPDFWEFPTVSMGLGPINAIYQARFNHYLRDRGIKDTSGQHVWAFLGDGEMDEPESRGLAHVAALEGLDNLTFVVNCNLQRLDGPVRGNGKIIQELESFFRGAGWNVIKVVWGREWDALLHADRDGALVNLMNTTPDGDFQTYKANNGGYVRDHFFGRDPRTKALVEPMSDKEIWNLKRGGHDYRKVYAAYHAALEHKGQPTIILAKTIKGYTLGKHFEGRNATHQMKKLALQDLKDFRDVQRIPISDQQLEDNPYLPPYYHPGPEAPEIRYMLDRRRALGGFIPERRTKSKTLSLPGRDTYKALKKGSGKQEVATTMATVRTFKELLRDKNIGSRIVPIIPDEARTFGMDSWFPNLKIYNRNGQLYTSVDAELMLAYRESEVGQILHEGINEAGSTASFTAVGTSYATHNEPMIPIYIFYSMFGFQRTGDAFWAAADQMARGFVLGATAGRTTLVGEGLQHADGHSLLLAATNPAVVSYDPAFAFEIAYLIESGLTRMYGENPENIYFYLTIYNEPYVQPAEPENLDVEGLLRGIYRYQPAGQKRSNVAQILASGVAMPSALKAAELLAEEWDVAADVWSVTSWGELNRDGVAIVKEALRHPDKPPATPYVTEVLAQTAGPVVAVSDWMRAVPEQIRPWVPGTYITLGTDGFGFSDTRPAARRFFNTDAESVVVAVLQGLARDGNLDMSVAVEAAKKYEIDDVMAAPEQTSDPGVA from the coding sequence TTGACCACCGAGTTCGTGCGCCAGGACCTGGCCCAAAACTCCAGCAGCACAGGCGAACCCGACCGCGTTCGGGTCATCCGGGAAGGTGTCGCGTCGTATCTTCCCGACATCGACCCCGAGGAGACCGGCGAGTGGCTGGAATCCTTTGACGACCTGCTCGAGCGCTCCGGGCCGGCCCGGGCGCGTTACCTGATGCTGCGGTTACTGGAGCGTTCACGGGAAAAGCGCGTGGCCATCCCGGCGCTGACCTCCACCGACTACGTCAACACCATCCCGACCGAGCTGGAGCCGTGGTTCCCCGGCGACGAGGAGGTCGAGCGCCGTTACCGGGCGTGGATCCGGTGGAACGCCGCGATCATGGTGCACCGGGCGCAGCGTCCGGGAGTGGGCGTGGGCGGGCACATCTCGACGTACGCGTCCTCGGCCGCCCTCTATGAGGTCGGTTTCAACCACTTCTTCCGCGGCAAGAGCCACCCCGGGGGCGGAGACCAGATCTTCATCCAGGGTCACGCGTCTCCGGGTATCTACGCGCGCGCCTACCTGGAGGGGCGGCTCACCGCCGACCAGCTCGACGGCTTCCGCCAGGAACACAGCCACCCCGGTGGCGGTATCCCGTCCTACCCGCACCCGCGGCTGATGCCCGACTTCTGGGAGTTCCCGACGGTGTCGATGGGCTTGGGCCCGATCAATGCCATCTACCAGGCGCGGTTCAACCATTACCTGCGCGACCGCGGCATCAAGGACACCTCCGGCCAGCATGTCTGGGCGTTCCTCGGCGACGGCGAGATGGACGAGCCGGAAAGCCGCGGTCTGGCCCACGTCGCCGCCCTGGAGGGCCTGGACAACCTGACGTTCGTGGTGAACTGCAATCTGCAGCGCCTGGACGGCCCGGTACGCGGCAACGGCAAGATCATCCAGGAGTTGGAGTCGTTCTTCCGCGGCGCCGGCTGGAACGTCATCAAGGTGGTCTGGGGCCGCGAGTGGGACGCACTGCTGCACGCTGACCGCGACGGCGCGCTGGTCAATCTGATGAACACCACTCCCGACGGCGATTTCCAGACCTACAAGGCCAACAACGGCGGCTACGTTCGCGACCACTTCTTCGGACGTGACCCGCGCACCAAGGCGCTTGTCGAACCGATGAGCGACAAGGAGATCTGGAACCTCAAGCGCGGCGGCCACGACTACCGCAAGGTCTACGCGGCCTACCACGCGGCGCTCGAGCACAAGGGCCAGCCCACGATCATCCTGGCCAAGACCATCAAGGGTTACACGCTGGGCAAGCACTTCGAGGGCCGCAATGCCACGCACCAGATGAAAAAGCTTGCGCTGCAGGACCTCAAGGACTTCCGCGACGTGCAGCGCATTCCGATCAGCGACCAGCAGCTCGAAGACAATCCCTACCTGCCGCCCTATTACCACCCTGGCCCGGAGGCGCCCGAGATCCGCTACATGCTCGACCGCCGGCGGGCGCTGGGCGGTTTCATCCCCGAGCGCAGGACGAAGTCCAAAACGCTGTCCCTGCCCGGCCGCGATACCTACAAGGCACTGAAGAAGGGGTCGGGCAAGCAGGAGGTGGCCACCACCATGGCGACCGTTCGGACGTTCAAGGAGCTGTTACGGGACAAGAACATCGGGTCACGCATCGTCCCGATCATCCCCGACGAGGCCCGCACCTTCGGCATGGACTCGTGGTTCCCCAATCTCAAGATCTACAACCGCAACGGTCAGCTCTACACCTCCGTCGATGCCGAACTGATGCTGGCCTACCGGGAAAGTGAAGTCGGTCAGATCCTGCACGAGGGCATCAACGAGGCCGGCTCGACGGCCAGCTTCACCGCCGTCGGCACGTCCTATGCGACGCACAACGAGCCCATGATCCCGATCTACATCTTCTACTCGATGTTCGGTTTCCAGCGCACCGGTGACGCGTTCTGGGCCGCGGCCGACCAGATGGCCCGCGGGTTCGTGCTCGGCGCCACCGCCGGTCGAACCACGCTGGTCGGTGAGGGGCTGCAACACGCCGACGGGCACTCGCTGCTGCTCGCCGCGACCAATCCGGCGGTGGTCTCGTATGACCCGGCATTCGCCTTCGAGATCGCCTACCTCATCGAAAGTGGTCTGACCCGGATGTACGGGGAGAACCCGGAGAACATCTACTTCTACCTGACCATCTACAACGAGCCCTACGTGCAGCCCGCCGAACCGGAGAACCTCGATGTCGAAGGTCTGTTGCGGGGTATCTACCGCTACCAGCCGGCCGGGCAGAAGCGCAGCAACGTCGCGCAAATTCTGGCCTCCGGCGTGGCGATGCCGTCGGCGCTGAAGGCCGCCGAGCTGCTCGCCGAGGAATGGGATGTCGCCGCGGACGTGTGGTCGGTGACCAGTTGGGGTGAACTCAACCGCGACGGTGTGGCCATCGTGAAGGAGGCGCTGCGCCACCCGGACAAGCCGCCCGCCACCCCGTATGTCACCGAGGTGTTGGCCCAGACCGCCGGACCGGTGGTCGCGGTCTCGGACTGGATGCGCGCGGTGCCCGAGCAGATCCGGCCGTGGGTGCCCGGCACCTACATCACGCTGGGCACCGACGGGTTCGGTTTTTCCGACACCCGCCCGGCAGCTCGCCGGTTCTTCAATACCGATGCCGAGTCGGTCGTGGTCGCGGTGCTGCAGGGGTTGGCCCGCGACGGCAACCTCGACATGTCGGTAGCCGTCGAGGCCGCCAAGAAGTACGAGATCGACGACGTGATGGCGGCACCGGAGCAGACGTCGGACCCCGGAGTCGCGTAG